In the genome of Lactuca sativa cultivar Salinas chromosome 3, Lsat_Salinas_v11, whole genome shotgun sequence, the window ttttCGCGAAAAAACCTCACATTTTACAGCTTTTTTCGgaaaaaaatgactaaaatgcaaggtctttttcaggaaaaaaataaagttgaggtttaatctgacaaaaaaaaaaaaaaaaacacacacacacacacacaaaatataaggtctttttatGAGATTAACCCAGCCTTTAATCAGAAGAAAAAAATGATAACAATGAAAGTAAATTGCTATTTCTAGAATTTAACCCTTTAAATTATCCCAAAAGAATAtttttacacacacatatatcgATTTACCCCTTAGTTAATGAGTTTTTAGTAGTATAAACAATTATTAAACACTTGAAAGTTAATTTAATCCCCCTGACATTGAAAATATGAATTATCTGAATAAAGAATTGGACATAGAATTGAAAGTATAATGCAATAAATATAATTATGtcattttcaattaatttataGAATTACCGCTGGTGAAGTAACTGATGATAGGGAGAAAAGTCTATCTTCATGCTGGAATTTTCTTGATCTTTTCAAGCTGCATATAATGATATCAAAATTAGGGTCAATAAGTAGAGTAAAAGCAACACCTCATAGTTTTCaataatatcaaaaaaaaatgtAATATTTGAACATATAGTGCATTCAAAAAGAGCAACAAATGAATGAAGCTGAAAGTAAAAAAGAAATAAGTAAAATGAGATTACATACTTTGTGGTGTTCTTTGAGGAAGAAAGAAACCCTTCATATCCTTTCCACACGTTCCCAAAATTGCTTGATTCTTGTAAGTAGCTTGTCTCTAATTCATACACCTATCTTAATCATTCCAAcatataaacattgctcaaaaaacAAAGGAAATTTTCATCAGCAATTCAAGGCATATAGAGGAATTTTCTTATTTGTGAAATTATATACAACTAATAGCATTCATTTTATATAACAACAGCATAGTAGCTCTTTAAATTCTTCCACAATGTAAGATCCTACTTTTATAATCTGTCATTAATCATGACTTTAGCAGACACAATTATAATTATATGCTCTCTTCTTTATATATTTCATTGTAGATTCATCAAAAGATGTATCAATATTTCATGGAATATCTATTTGGTTGCAATCTTTTATTATGCCTAAAGTTGGACCAATTTGGAAGAGATATTTAGTATTTAATagtcttttttttttctgatttctaCCTCAAAACAATTGAAACTCCGATTACTTTTAGATTTGAAGGAAAATTCTCAAGTTTTTTAGTATTTCGAGTATAGTAGTAACTCAATGCGATATAACAGTAAGCAATTATACATATACCAACCTGCTTTTCAATTGTACGAAGTTCTTCCTGAAGCTTTTGTCTCTTACTCATAAGAGATGAAAGCATGGCCTTTGGATTGTTCGAAGTTTTCTGCCCTAATGATTATTATGCACCCGTAAAAATGAATAATTTTACGAAGCAAACAAATTCGTAATGAAGCAGTAGATGAAATTAGGGCTTTTCTCATAAGGGATTACCTTGGGATTCCATGAACCCGCCAAATTCCAGAAAGATAACTGAAATTCAAAAATAAGCGAAGTGGAATTAGGGTTCGGGTTCAAATTTTGGGTTTCCTGCTACAGAGTCAAGTCCAAGCTCGTTTCACTGCTATGGATAAACCTAAAGCATCGATGAATTGGGGAAAACAAGCGGCAGGTAGTTTTTAAACTTTTGCTGTTTCCTTTATTGGTGAATTGCAGAATAGTCCCCAAGGTTTATATATTTTACGACTAGACCTCTAATCTTCCCATTTTATCAAATTAAACCATGACATTTGTATACAAAGTACTTTTATTTAATTCACATATATATGTTGTATTGAGTTCATAGTCATGGAATTGATCAAGACAGAACATAGGACACAATATATGAATATAAGGCCAAACTTCTAAATGCATGTACTCATTACAAATAATTACTTATTGCATATCATTTTTGAGATGCATGCGAAAACTGGATTGGATCAGTTCACCTCAAAATCGATTGTGCTTAATCTGACCCGAATTGATTTGAGTTATATTAACTATTATTGATATCACCATATTTGACCCTAATTCGCCAAAATCATATCCACGTTTGTAGATTACCGTAAAAGACGAAGAAACCCCATGTTTTTCCAGCTTTTATGATTTCTAACAACTAGTGATCATTCGAATAAGATCTTTTGATACCTTTAGACCGATTTACTCTTCCAAAGTTAGAATACATAGAATTTGTAATGATTTGGTTTAATCACACTCAACAAAACACTGTCTACTCTATAGTGTtcacatttattttgatttctctAGTATCGAGGTCAATGTCTACGTAAAACGCATAATACTAATGTAATAAAAGTATTAACAGATATATGTTATTAAAAATAACTATATCTTTGTCATTAACTTTGAAATAATAAATGTTACACTAAATTATTATAAAACAAagtaataattttaaatataccataatatatttatatcttaAAATCATATCATCTCAATAGTTTCTACTCGTGAGTTCcatatgaaaataaaaataaatttattttttatttatagttAGTTTGAACTATTATTATGGTTAACCAGTTTTTAGGATCAAATCTGTAACGACTCATATTTCAAACCAAAATTCTTTTTTGAAAACATAAGTAAAACATCCaaatcattttcataaaagaTCAATGTCGTAAATTGTTTTAAACATCATCAAACCATATTATCAAAATGTATCAAGTCATCATAAAACAGATGAAccctataaaaaaataaatagtgATGCGTGTGCAAtacagtcaaggtggagccttcCCACGATCAGAGGAACTACCTTAAAACATTTAATCAAAAActataatcacaaagcttagtgagtttcccaaaataccacatactacaatACACATGCATACTTTTCAGAAAGTGTCATCTTTCTGTTCAGCACATGTACAACACATGTATAGCATTCATGACACTTTTGAGAAAGTGTCATCTTTCTGCCCAGCACATGATGAACTCGAAAATTTCCCTTTTGTCTTCAAAAAAATGGCtccaacttcatttcttgttacatatttgtacaaataaattatttctaaaaactaatttattactttacaaaaataaccaagaaaactaatctattattgcataccatatgaataaataaattattacaaccagttttataataaaaacaacaaacacaacaacacaacaatcaTAATAGTCTTTGTATAGTTTATGCACATtatacatatcaacatacacataaaacaacatttgtttttctaaaagaactttaaatgacaaaagatgcatgaaacttttgtcacataaaataacaaatataaagttgtcataaaaaaatatgtatgaacttatttttatacaaaaacaagttacccatattctccaaaaaccaagatttccaaaaatcaaaaaatctaaccaaacttgcaaggtgactctgataccaattgttggtttttattttaaaataagttTTGAAAACTACAAAATATGGCAAACAGAAgacttaaattttttgaaataacataaacattttatacccactaATGATCTTCTTGCatgttatagaaagattaaacaccaatcatagaaaggatgaagaaataacaacatttGTTGTTCTTtaggtcctcttgggaggcttggaagttgatgaagaatgtggaacctttgagacaccaacaatgactcaacttgatgtagatgctagtccaaaactcttaacTCTTAAGCTTTATGTTCTTATCATAATAAGAACACAAAGAGATCAAAAGATAcaagtgttcttcaagttttctaaccaaaactagagagaaagggAGAGTGGGGAGTAGATTTGGCAATTGAAAGAAGAAGTCACTAGCCAAAATGCAAGCCTCACTTTATATGCATAAAGTTAAAGTATTAACCATTAGGTCTTAACACTTAAACAAACATGTCCCTTTTGTCATGAATGTCTCCCATGCTTCTTAAGACATGTAattcttttcttttaaataatcaaaagccCATAACATGCTTCCTAAAAGCGTGTCACGGTTTTAAGATGTAAAAAGTAGTCAAACTTTTATAAAAACTTACAAGCTCTTTTATAAGTTATAAAGTTTGGCTTTTGGctaaaatacaaaattatttctagtccaaaataaagtacatgacttataaatcataccatatgatatattatgttacttgctaatgaaaattagtatttccaagaaataaataatttccaattaattatatgagtttattgaatatttattaaaatcaatttctaataaataatcaattatatcaagttgttgttagtgtgacccattagtatcatatgttaattaacaATATCACTTTAACATGCTTCCTAAAAGCGTATCACAGTTTTAAGATGTAAAAATAAGTCAAACTTTTATAAAAACTTACAAGCTCTTTTATAAGTTATAAAGTTTGGGTTTtggctaaaagaaaaaaaaaagtatttctagtccaaaataatgtacatgacttataaattataccatatgatatattatgttacttgctaatgaaagtTAGTATTTccaagaaataaataatttccaattaattataagagtttattgaatattcattaaaatcaatttctaataaataatcaattatatcaaattgttgttagtgtgacccattaatatcatatgttaattaaaaatatcactttaatatgactcttgagcatactagacccTTCACATAAAAATATGAagtctataaaaaaaaaataagtagcAATGCGTGTGCAATACAGCCAAGGTGGAGCCTTCCCACGATCAAAGGAACTACCTTAAAACATTTAATCAGAAACTATAATCATAAAGCATAGTGAGtttctcaaaataccacatacaatgtATACAAACAAAGTTTCACGTACTGTATAGTCATTAGCGAGGACTAACGGCTCCCGTGTCGTCTAGTCATCAACGACGATTAATTGTTCCTAAGTCGTCTAGTCATCAACAAAAAGTATAtccacatatcatataatcaagGAAACAACATGCAAAAGACTATAATGGCCTACTTGCATAATCAATACACTAAAGTACAACTACATCCTATCATGCAAATGATACATACTATAACACATAATATAGTGTGATAAATCATTTGAACTAAAAGCTGAATAATCATAGCTACACATGTTTACTCATAAGAATCAGTCTCATGAATAACCTAGATAACAATTAGAGGTCAAACTTCCGTCTATGACTTAAATCCCTCAAAGTTTGACCAAAACTCAAAGTGGTCAAAAAATCAATGGTCAACTGATGAAAGTCAACAGTAAACGGTAGGTGTGATGTGACCAAGACCATGCACTTTGCCCCCACTACATGACAAAATAGTTGTGAAATCCCTAAAAGTGGTTAATAACCCCCCAATAGGCGCTTCACATTTTATGGCTTAATAACCTCTTTCTATTAGGCACTTATTCCCTTAATTTATTAGCTTAGAACTTTAGATTTGGATCTTCTtagtgacttaatggataaacTTATCAACTTTATCCATTCGATAGATTAATCTCttataaaccctaaacctaactcTAAAATGACCAAATCTCATGCATGGCACAAATAGAAATGCATGCAACCATATTTTTCATCATCAACCAAGTCTAGAAGTCATAAAAGTAACTCGTAAGGTTCTGGAGGTTTCAAAAATCCAAGAACACTAAGTGAAGGGACCAAAAGCTACCAAATGACATAAAAACTAGGTCTAGAGAAATAGATatcaagattgaaactttataCTCACAAAGGTCCAGAAATATGATGAGAATGTTGGAATTAAGCTAGAACAAAGCTTCCTTACACTAAGAGTGACCTTCTTCTTCAATATTCATAAAATCAAGGCAAATTTACAAAACTTGAAATGGAGTCTAGGGTTTTGGGTGAAGGGAA includes:
- the LOC111883321 gene encoding uncharacterized protein LOC111883321, which gives rise to MESQGQKTSNNPKAMLSSLMSKRQKLQEELRTIEKQVYELETSYLQESSNFGNVWKGYEGFLSSSKNTTNLKRSRKFQHEDRLFSLSSVTSPAAEELGAGREEGRSDLGPGRPKGGGLTINGQGKPKKGRTGPRDGRKIRLSNDLDLDDDDDHDMGGMR